Proteins encoded by one window of Polyodon spathula isolate WHYD16114869_AA chromosome 16, ASM1765450v1, whole genome shotgun sequence:
- the LOC121328271 gene encoding transcription factor HES-4-B-like yields MPADSMEKSTASPTAGAPAIAAQSPDKPKSASEHRKSSKPIMEKRRRARINESLGQLKTLILDALKKDSSRHSKLEKADILEMTVKHLRNLQRAQMTAALTADPTVMGKYRAGFNECMNEVTRFLSTCEGVNTEVRSRLLNHLSGCLGQMIAMNYPQPAGLQPAHLAQPLHVQLPSAATAPLNGVSMPGKLSPAEAISPKVYGGFQLVPATDGQFAFLIPNPAFASATTPVIPLYANANAPVAVSASPVRANAAPAVTSPIQGMTSFGLGVSGVSRAVSPMGIVSTGPESESVWRPW; encoded by the exons ATGCCAGCCGACAGCATGGAGAAATCCACAGCATCCCCAACTGCTGGCGCGCCCGCAATCGCTGCTCAATCGCCGGACAAGCCAAAGAGTGCAAGCGAACACAGAAAG tcatcCAAACCCATCATGGAGAAGCGCCGCAGAGCGAGGATTAATGAAAGCCTTGGGCAGCTCAAGACCCTGATTCTGGACGCGCTTAAAAAAGAT AGTTCCAGACACTCAAAGCTTGAAAAAGCCGACATCCTTGAGATGACTGTGAAACACCTGCGGAACCTGCAGCGTGCCCAAATGACTG CAGCTCTCACTGCTGATCCAACAGTCATGGGAAAATACCGGGCTGGATTTAACGAGTGCATGAACGAGGTGACCCGGTTCCTCTCCACTTGCGAAGGGGTTAACACCGAGGTCAGGTCCCGGCTCCTGAACCACTTGTCCGGCTGCCTTGGTCAGATGATCGCCATGAACTACCCACAGCCCGCAGGGCTCCAACCGGCCCACCTAGCGCAGCCCCTGCACGTCCAGCTCCCGTCAGCAGCGACGGCCCCCCTCAACGGAGTCTCCATGCCCGGCAAGCTCAGTCCGGCCGAAGCGATCTCCCCAAAAGTGTACGGCGGCTTTCAGCTTGTTCCCGCAACGGACGGACAGTTTGCTTTCCTGATTCCCAACCCTGCCTTCGCGTCCGCCACCACCCCGGTTATTCCACTCTACGCCAACGCCAACGCGCCGGTGGCAGTCAGCGCCAGCCCTGTGCGTGCCAACGCAGCGCCAGCCGTGACGTCTCCCATCCAGGGGATGACGTCATTCGGACTCGGAGTCTCCGGTGTTTCCCGAGCTGTCAGCCCCATGGGTATCGTGAGCACCGGCCCGGAGAGCGAGTCTGTGTGGAGACCTTGGTGA